A genomic segment from Blastococcus sp. PRF04-17 encodes:
- a CDS encoding type II toxin-antitoxin system Phd/YefM family antitoxin, with translation MVKGSRQHERVHVMVHGKPSAVLVATEDLESLEETIDILVDADTIRRLHASGAELALAKPRRARIWRRPGVTEPRPDVTEQPAPYILAITRTAAASSPRTCRRQSPQPRTRFITRGSCWTTGTASASSCFPTTGPAQRAPRHLPGHPPRRRRHPTAMAVDVAQRGNAYRPGRSPPVAAPPDARGRVGRHPETCPQ, from the coding sequence GTGGTTAAGGGCAGCCGCCAGCACGAGCGGGTCCACGTGATGGTGCACGGCAAGCCCTCGGCCGTACTGGTGGCGACGGAGGATCTCGAGTCGCTGGAGGAGACAATCGACATCCTGGTCGATGCCGACACGATACGGCGGCTGCACGCCTCGGGCGCCGAGCTGGCCCTGGCGAAGCCGAGACGCGCGAGGATCTGGAGGCGGCCAGGCGTCACCGAGCCTCGGCCGGACGTGACTGAGCAGCCGGCGCCCTACATCCTGGCGATCACACGGACCGCCGCCGCCAGCTCACCGAGAACCTGCCGGAGGCAGTCGCCGCAGCCGCGTACACGTTTCATCACCCGCGGCTCCTGCTGGACAACCGGCACAGCGTCGGCAAGCAGTTGCTTCCCCACTACTGGACCGGCACAGCGCGCGCCGCGGCACCTACCGGGCCATCCACCGCGTCGACGACGACATCCGACGGCGATGGCCGTCGATGTCGCTCAACGCGGGAATGCGTACCGCCCGGGCCGCTCACCACCTGTTGCTGCACCCCCGGACGCAAGAGGGCGCGTCGGGCGACATCCTGAAACATGTCCCCAATAG
- a CDS encoding AI-2E family transporter: MRTPRPAGRDDAVLLRTGRRAWAALGVAGVLVLLFLLLREVSIIATPLVVAMFPAAVLTPAASWLKRRGVPGAVAALLLVLAMFAVVGLALWFVIPQFVDQLPALADSVQEAFDDLEDLLAGSPLPLPLDIGEGGLSAAAQEALDSFDGGAGEVVGQGLDLLQRVVDLGTALVIFLVALFFYLRDGDRIWAGVTSLLPGTSRHQVRQVSGQLWWTLGAYFRAQMLVALVDAIAIGIGLALLGVPLALPLALLVFFGGFFPIVGAFVSGFVAVLVALADQGLGTALLVLGLVVLVQQAEGNLLEPLIISPVLRLHPFAIILAVTAGAVTFGVLGAFLAVPLAACAGRVIDYARGRRPAAGPGSDPDDDEPAWDDGTDAEADPPRAGSRDG, translated from the coding sequence GTGCGCACACCGCGACCGGCCGGGCGAGACGATGCCGTACTGCTGCGGACGGGGCGGCGGGCCTGGGCGGCGCTGGGCGTCGCCGGCGTGCTGGTCCTGCTCTTCCTCCTGCTCCGGGAGGTGAGCATCATCGCGACGCCGCTGGTCGTCGCGATGTTCCCGGCCGCCGTCCTGACGCCGGCGGCGTCCTGGCTCAAGCGCAGGGGCGTGCCCGGCGCGGTGGCTGCGCTCCTCCTCGTCCTGGCGATGTTCGCCGTGGTGGGCCTGGCCCTGTGGTTCGTCATCCCCCAGTTCGTCGACCAGCTGCCCGCCCTGGCCGACAGCGTCCAGGAGGCCTTCGACGACCTCGAGGACCTCCTCGCCGGCTCCCCGCTCCCCCTGCCCCTCGACATCGGCGAGGGCGGGCTCAGCGCGGCCGCACAGGAGGCGCTCGACTCCTTCGACGGAGGCGCGGGCGAGGTGGTGGGGCAGGGACTGGACCTCCTGCAGCGAGTGGTCGACCTCGGCACCGCGCTGGTGATCTTCCTCGTGGCGCTCTTCTTCTACCTGCGCGACGGCGACCGCATCTGGGCCGGCGTCACCAGCCTGCTGCCCGGGACGTCCCGGCACCAGGTCCGGCAGGTGTCCGGACAGCTGTGGTGGACCCTGGGGGCCTACTTCCGTGCCCAGATGCTCGTCGCGCTGGTGGATGCGATCGCCATCGGCATCGGACTCGCGCTGCTCGGCGTCCCGCTGGCCCTGCCGCTGGCCCTGCTCGTCTTCTTCGGAGGCTTCTTCCCCATCGTGGGGGCCTTCGTCTCCGGCTTCGTGGCGGTCCTGGTGGCGCTCGCCGACCAGGGCCTGGGAACCGCGCTGCTCGTGCTCGGCCTGGTGGTGCTGGTCCAGCAGGCCGAGGGCAACCTGCTGGAGCCGCTGATCATCAGTCCCGTGCTGCGGCTGCACCCCTTTGCGATCATCCTCGCCGTCACCGCCGGGGCGGTCACCTTCGGCGTGCTCGGCGCGTTCCTCGCGGTGCCGTTGGCGGCCTGCGCCGGTCGGGTCATCGACTACGCGCGCGGACGGCGTCCGGCGGCGGGCCCCGGCTCCGATCCGGACGACGACGAGCCGGCCTGGGACGACGGCACGGACGCCGAGGCGGACCCACCGCGGGCCGGCTCGCGCGACGGCTGA
- a CDS encoding GlsB/YeaQ/YmgE family stress response membrane protein — MIWNLIVLLVIGLVAGLIARAVIPGKQDLSIVATIVLGVIGSLVGNLLGGLLSGRGFELGTAGWIGSIVGAIIVLGAYVAVTGRRRNLVR, encoded by the coding sequence GTGATCTGGAACCTGATCGTACTGCTCGTCATCGGGCTGGTGGCCGGGCTGATCGCCCGCGCCGTGATCCCTGGCAAGCAGGACCTGAGCATCGTCGCAACGATCGTGCTGGGGGTCATCGGCTCGCTCGTCGGCAACCTGCTCGGCGGACTCCTCAGCGGCCGGGGCTTCGAGCTCGGGACCGCCGGCTGGATCGGCTCCATCGTCGGGGCGATCATCGTGCTGGGCGCCTACGTCGCCGTCACCGGTCGTCGCCGCAACCTGGTCCGCTGA
- a CDS encoding NACHT domain-containing protein: MRFVLEASQAELAQHRLAVVIRKTVSAQWSQDCKVKFKQVELDDDDLEDLFIDVKASIASPTGPRTAVANPTQLIGAVQYLVTSKQPFTLVRGEPGQGKSTLGQQLCQVHRSPFIEDDANGEVKRPALRPAAQRVPIRVDLRDYGSWLEGYDPFAEVITAVGKAPKPRANGGLEHFLASALTRWAVVDKVDLGTVNDLLNRYPILIVLDGLDEVAQRDTRARVVMLIEQFAERWRYGGVPPKIVVTTRPNVADLAEPSPRLFEVATLAKLDRDLRSDYLRKWSAVRGIRGADKRSLMRSFDTRTAEPHIAQLAENPMQLTILLYLLHLRGQSVPDSRTALYDDYMRTFLDREAEKSASVRDNRTNLEEVTAYLGWFLHGWAEQQGSAGRLKTSELRTEIFRYLDQARKDTGLVDALFTNVTDRVWALSSKAQGTFEFDVQPVREYFAAKYLSRYASADKSEILNALVRRPFWFNVSRFFAGFANPNEIGGLVDGLTEECASGAHPMQVRTAVWTLLADGVFSSKMIAQNRAVGLLTDELSVRLIHAATSSGDLPALPPSSGAVSLADRLLEDAARAPAHAVSVERVGIVATLGLDSPSLGEWWLTHARPALGTQAEASWLTLGRSWNAGSLLNDADRARLALPDDRAVATAIAAGITPPQDSMLETKFVEATLRGSCADVHSAQTGLVADLVNALAPRQFLALAKPAQQRLFEATSGHCDSIMTDLKRGDAFRRLKSVDPLFGKIQSAMNVVRRSANTVQPWSDAAEQLRALYGPSWLATDIALIGAAIDPQQRRDLGPMSPRAAPFGPAIHYGNLVNDVRVHRNDAAWWMAARSGLSGINLATWVYALLATAHASVIDHLLCDVVAAVDSLDAEALQAVLSSSSRLGLSGVSRRLPTPLVTRARPSTVTALLLMHHADDLSATSNLNGLLTVGELTDAAQYGTAAWPALRAVGRELASSASEEWLPVLRAYGPKAVAGVIEGRLAASIAQQILDAPAGYPATWVVVAERCISQGNIEPALLSMTGTWFE, from the coding sequence ATGCGCTTCGTTCTTGAGGCAAGCCAGGCAGAACTCGCTCAGCACAGGCTCGCTGTCGTCATCCGCAAAACGGTGAGCGCGCAGTGGTCCCAGGACTGCAAGGTCAAGTTCAAGCAAGTGGAGCTCGACGACGACGATCTTGAAGATCTATTTATTGACGTGAAGGCGTCCATCGCCTCGCCGACTGGTCCGCGCACGGCCGTGGCGAACCCGACCCAGCTGATCGGCGCGGTGCAGTACCTCGTGACGTCGAAACAGCCCTTCACCCTAGTGCGCGGCGAGCCCGGCCAAGGCAAATCGACGCTGGGTCAACAGCTCTGCCAGGTTCACCGATCACCATTCATTGAGGACGATGCAAACGGGGAGGTCAAGCGCCCGGCGCTCCGGCCGGCGGCACAGCGCGTGCCGATCCGTGTCGATCTGCGCGACTACGGGAGCTGGCTCGAAGGCTACGACCCTTTCGCCGAGGTGATCACCGCGGTTGGCAAGGCTCCCAAGCCCCGGGCCAACGGGGGGCTGGAGCACTTCCTAGCGTCAGCGCTCACCCGGTGGGCCGTCGTGGACAAGGTCGATCTCGGCACGGTCAACGACCTGCTCAACCGCTACCCCATCCTTATCGTGCTCGACGGTCTGGACGAGGTCGCCCAGCGCGACACCCGTGCGCGCGTCGTCATGCTCATCGAGCAGTTCGCTGAACGTTGGCGCTACGGCGGCGTACCGCCCAAGATCGTCGTCACGACGCGCCCGAACGTCGCTGACCTCGCCGAGCCGAGCCCACGGCTGTTCGAGGTTGCCACGCTCGCGAAGCTCGACCGGGATCTTCGCAGTGACTACCTGCGGAAGTGGTCCGCCGTCCGCGGTATCAGGGGAGCTGACAAGCGCAGCCTGATGCGCAGCTTCGACACCCGGACAGCCGAGCCGCACATCGCGCAGCTGGCCGAGAACCCGATGCAACTTACGATCTTGCTGTACCTGCTGCACCTGCGCGGCCAGTCGGTACCGGATAGCCGCACTGCCCTCTACGACGACTACATGCGCACGTTCCTCGACCGGGAGGCCGAGAAAAGCGCATCGGTGCGCGACAACCGCACCAACCTGGAAGAAGTGACCGCATACCTCGGCTGGTTCCTGCACGGCTGGGCCGAACAGCAAGGCAGCGCAGGGAGATTGAAGACGAGCGAACTGCGAACCGAGATCTTCAGGTACCTCGACCAGGCCCGCAAGGACACTGGCCTGGTGGATGCGCTGTTCACCAATGTCACCGACCGGGTGTGGGCCTTGTCTAGCAAAGCCCAGGGGACCTTTGAATTCGATGTACAGCCGGTCCGCGAGTACTTCGCCGCCAAGTACCTCTCCAGGTACGCGTCGGCCGACAAGTCCGAGATTCTCAACGCGTTGGTCCGGCGCCCCTTCTGGTTCAACGTCAGCCGCTTCTTCGCCGGCTTCGCCAACCCGAACGAGATCGGCGGTCTCGTCGACGGACTCACCGAAGAGTGCGCGTCCGGTGCACACCCGATGCAGGTGCGGACCGCGGTCTGGACGCTGCTCGCGGACGGCGTCTTCTCTAGCAAGATGATTGCCCAGAACCGTGCCGTCGGGTTGCTCACCGACGAGCTCAGCGTCCGCTTGATCCACGCTGCGACCAGTTCGGGCGACCTTCCAGCTCTTCCTCCCTCCAGTGGTGCTGTCTCGCTGGCTGATCGCTTGCTTGAGGATGCCGCCAGGGCTCCGGCACATGCCGTGTCGGTCGAGCGTGTCGGCATTGTCGCCACGCTCGGACTCGACTCCCCCTCGCTTGGCGAGTGGTGGCTCACACACGCTCGGCCCGCCCTCGGCACCCAGGCCGAAGCGTCGTGGCTCACGCTCGGTCGGTCGTGGAACGCCGGAAGCCTGTTGAATGACGCGGATCGTGCACGCCTGGCGCTACCGGATGACCGCGCGGTCGCCACCGCCATCGCGGCAGGTATCACACCGCCCCAAGATTCGATGCTGGAGACCAAGTTCGTCGAAGCTACCCTGCGCGGCAGCTGCGCCGACGTTCACTCGGCTCAAACCGGGCTGGTCGCCGATCTCGTCAACGCACTCGCACCGCGGCAGTTCCTGGCGCTCGCCAAGCCCGCTCAGCAGCGGTTGTTCGAAGCAACTTCCGGGCACTGTGATTCGATCATGACCGACCTCAAGCGGGGCGACGCCTTCCGCAGGCTCAAGTCGGTGGATCCTCTGTTCGGCAAGATCCAGAGCGCGATGAACGTCGTGCGGAGATCGGCAAACACAGTTCAGCCGTGGAGCGACGCGGCAGAACAGCTGCGCGCCCTTTATGGGCCGTCCTGGCTGGCGACTGACATCGCCCTTATCGGTGCGGCGATCGATCCGCAGCAGCGACGCGATCTCGGACCAATGAGTCCGCGCGCCGCGCCGTTCGGCCCCGCGATCCACTACGGCAATCTCGTCAACGACGTGCGCGTTCATCGCAATGACGCCGCCTGGTGGATGGCCGCACGATCCGGGCTCAGTGGAATCAATCTGGCGACCTGGGTCTACGCACTTCTCGCGACCGCACACGCATCGGTCATTGACCACCTCTTATGTGATGTCGTTGCGGCGGTCGACTCGCTTGACGCGGAAGCCCTGCAAGCCGTGCTATCCAGCTCGAGTCGCCTCGGGCTGTCGGGTGTCAGCCGACGCCTGCCCACGCCACTCGTCACACGAGCGCGGCCCTCGACGGTGACCGCGCTTCTGCTCATGCATCACGCAGACGACCTGAGCGCGACATCCAACCTCAACGGGCTGCTTACTGTCGGCGAGCTGACCGACGCAGCCCAATACGGCACCGCCGCCTGGCCAGCGCTCCGAGCGGTCGGCCGCGAGCTGGCTAGTTCGGCATCAGAGGAATGGCTGCCCGTCCTCCGAGCATACGGACCGAAGGCGGTCGCAGGGGTCATCGAAGGCCGGCTAGCAGCCAGCATTGCTCAGCAGATCCTCGATGCGCCGGCGGGGTATCCGGCGACGTGGGTTGTAGTGGCTGAACGCTGCATCTCTCAGGGCAACATCGAGCCGGCGCTTCTCTCGATGACCGGCACGTGGTTCGAGTGA